TAGTTTATTTTGAACATTGCAATATTTACGAAGACATATTGATACTTTCTAATCTCACAagtcatattgataaaatgtAGGTGATAATAACAAAAAGCTTTTTTAATTTTCTAAGATACTTTCTAGTCCTAGCAAGTTATTACCCCATCTAAATTAGgagtgaacatttgacccgcaaAATCTGAAAACTACACAACCTGCCCGACCTGCAACTCCAAAACCCGCTTTTAGGCCAAACTCGTTAATTTCGGATCGGATTAGACCCGAACCAAAGTATGTTCGAGTCGAGTTCGGGTATCGTAAATACACATACACGGGTTCGAGTTACACCCAAACccgaacaaataaaaaaaacaaattttattttaattttaattcaaatCTAATGACAAAAAAACCCTAACCCCTACCCTTTCAAAAAAATTTACCAAGgcccaatttgtaaaaaaatcaattgaaccaaactaacaacgaagttaaaataaaaaaatatgtgaaaagtaaaaaaaaaaaattaaaaaagtgtCAAAAAATTAGTAGTTTTGAAAAAAATTACCAAGGCCCATTTTCGGCCCAATCTCACTTGAAACCCGACCCCACCCTATCTGACCAAACCCGAAACCCAAAATTacccaaaaaatttgaaaaattcagAGCGGGTTCGATACCCCATTTCCCAACCCGCAAAACCCAAACTCGATGCACCTAAAACCCAAAAGacccgacccgtgtgcacccctaatcTAAATTATAATCACTTTcatgtaattaattttttagcCTTATTAGGATTCTTCCCCCAAAACTATTACCAATCCAAATCgtgcccccccccccctctcGAATTTTTCAACTTGTTGAAAATTCTCCCTGAATTATTCACGTTACTGAAGTgtgggacttccgtccaatttcgCTAACGGAATGGTGATATGGCAGTTTGGTGGCCGATGTGGTATTGCCATGTCAATGCTTCGTTTATAATATAAAGAATATATAggatttttgccccccgaactattaccattaCCAAATTGTGTCCCctgaatttaaaaaattttaaattaaacaatcttttgaatattaaaaaaaaaggaaaaaaaaccattaaaattaaaaaaaaaaaaattgatggtgaCAAAAAATTGGCTTAGGTGTTAGGCATGCGTCAAAATGAGCTCAAAGTTGGTTGGGTAGCGACATCGTCGACAGAGTAGGCTCATGTCGGTCCCTGGTGACATTCAGCTTTGGTGTCGCCTATGTCACcttaagtttttattttgtatgatttaatttaatttaaatgaatttttagtttaatgttttttatattttctttttaatattcaaaatattgtttaaattttaaattttagaattcgATTGATATAATTTGGTAACGGTAAAAGTTTAGCAGGTAAAAtcctatttattttttaaattatacacgtGACAATCTACATCAGTACTCCAGTGTCGCCATATCATCATTCTGTTAGTAAAATTAGACAGAAATCTCACATTTCAGTAACGTAAATAGTTCAGAATTAATTTTTAACAATGCCAAAAAATTTAGAGGACTCGATTTGTTAGTGGTGATAGATTCGAGGAAAAAATCCTAATAAGCCAATTTTTTATTGATGTAACTTAATTACATGTGATTATATGACGTGTTGAAAATTCAGGGTACGAACGGCACAATCCTTTTTTACATTTAGGATAATAGTTTATTTTCACTTACTTTCGCTTGACCTTAGTTTATGTCCATTTCATATATTACCCAAAGCTATTAAATTAACCCAGTAAAATGACGCCCATCCCTTCCAAATCGAACAATTGTAGTAGTTAATGCCATACTTCAACTTAAAATCTACGTTGAATGGTCTAAAGTTTTGCATATAGCCCTGGCTTAATCAAAGAAGAAATCATTTCAAAAAAGTCTAGAGATCATTAACACAAGTTTGGCAAATATATGGCGATGGAGAGAACATCACAACTCAATTAGACATGGAACTCAGTAACTCAGTACTATATGATACAGCTGAGAATGTAGGGAAGCTAAGGAACAATGAGCACAATCAAGTTAGATGATGTGAATCTCACTCACCAACAAATCCTTAAATGAATCTTTCATAAATTATGACACATGAAAACGAAGAATAGAGAAGACAACCCATCTTAGCTCTTTGATTTTGAATGCTTTACAAGCCAGTCAATGACTGAATCTATGTTGGTTGAGTTCTTGCAAGAGATCATGAAGCAACAAACTTCTCTGTCTGTGATCGATTTCAGCCCCCTGCACAACCCATATACCATTATTGTAAGTCAAAGCATTGAATAATATTAGTTCAAAACTAGGTTCTACTAGGATGGTACTCTCTATTGTGAAAATGCTAGCAGTCCAAAAACaaggtttttcttcttcttcaaattaGCATTATTAAGGCACCACCACACATGTATTGCAACGTGTAGAATGTCAACACACATGAGAATATGTATCACTTGCTTTCTAGGGTTTTGTTTTTTAAGGGATCCATAAACCCTATTTGGGGTGGGGGAGATTTCTGTATCTACTATATAGAAGGATTTAGACAAAATAGTAGTAAACTTCATCCATTAACATTTCACTCCGCTCTTCCTGTCAAACCATCCTACCCACCTAGCTCCCTAAAGAAATTAGACTGATTGAAATAGACATATTAATGAAGGTTTTAATCATGAAAGCCAAGTCTATCTTACATTTCATCAGTCAAAGCCTGTTTCGATAAAGCTCCTGGTTTGTCAATCTTATTCCCTAAAACCAGCAATGGGATACCGCTCAATGAAGGCTTGCTCAATAAATCATGAAGTTCACTTTTTGAGGTGCTCAAGTTATCGGGATCAGCAGCATCAACAACAT
The genomic region above belongs to Humulus lupulus chromosome 1, drHumLupu1.1, whole genome shotgun sequence and contains:
- the LOC133807613 gene encoding ADP-ribosylation factor-like protein 8a (The sequence of the model RefSeq protein was modified relative to this genomic sequence to represent the inferred CDS: added 120 bases not found in genome assembly), with the protein product MGLWEAFLNWLRSLFFKQEMELSLIGLQNAGKTSLVNVVATGGYSEDMIPTVGFNMRKVTKGNVTIKLWDLGGQPRFRSMWERYCRAVSAIVYVVDAADPDNLSTSKSELHDLLSKPSLSGIPLLVLGNKIDKPGALSKQALTDEMGLKSITDREVCCFMISCKNSTNIDSVIDWLVKHSKSKS